One genomic region from Amycolatopsis sp. FBCC-B4732 encodes:
- a CDS encoding WXG100 family type VII secretion target, which produces MSTRDFPALGFDPAPGDFDGVTDLAGKYRAVSEDLTEADDALRQIVRKQGIWQGEASDAFARRIGPLPRYLEGAARSMGDAGSALEAWAQQLGDLQKRASDLEARAETAAQAAEAARANPDLALANRTFPDQPSLQIAQKLLDNAGRQLQSAIDGCQNIQDAAKQLQQEHTEAAGRVAEALRKAKELAPDEPGLLDKLGDAAGGALSDLANTIADGVDDAWDFVQDHAELLSKLSDVMGDIGNGLGVLSDWIPDPAGEVVGAIATGVGLGALGGHALAKTAGADVATETLTFDALGAVTSLAGMVPGVPTWALKLSTYGLPAEQLTGEVVAGATGKSFEGPWGDFKSYWVPKDAGEWAVAGTSIVAGPAPWAAVALGNATEAGIQADNAPGRRRERAEDEVWN; this is translated from the coding sequence ATGAGCACGCGTGACTTCCCGGCTCTGGGCTTCGACCCGGCGCCCGGCGACTTCGACGGCGTCACCGACCTGGCGGGCAAGTACCGGGCGGTGAGCGAGGACCTGACCGAGGCCGACGACGCGTTGCGTCAGATCGTCCGGAAGCAGGGCATCTGGCAAGGCGAGGCGAGCGACGCGTTCGCCCGGCGCATCGGTCCGCTGCCGCGGTACCTAGAGGGTGCGGCCCGTTCGATGGGCGACGCCGGCTCCGCGCTCGAAGCCTGGGCCCAGCAGCTGGGTGACCTGCAGAAACGCGCATCGGATCTGGAGGCCCGAGCAGAGACGGCGGCGCAGGCAGCGGAGGCGGCGCGGGCGAACCCGGACCTCGCGCTGGCGAACCGGACGTTCCCCGACCAGCCGTCCTTGCAGATCGCGCAGAAGCTGCTCGACAACGCGGGTCGGCAGCTCCAGTCGGCGATCGACGGCTGCCAGAACATCCAGGACGCGGCGAAGCAGCTCCAGCAGGAGCACACGGAGGCGGCAGGCCGGGTAGCGGAGGCGTTGCGGAAGGCGAAGGAACTGGCTCCGGACGAGCCGGGATTGCTCGACAAGCTGGGTGACGCGGCGGGCGGCGCCCTGTCCGACTTGGCGAACACCATCGCGGACGGCGTGGACGACGCGTGGGACTTCGTGCAGGACCACGCGGAACTGCTGTCGAAGCTCTCGGACGTGATGGGCGACATCGGCAATGGCCTCGGAGTGCTGAGCGACTGGATCCCCGATCCGGCCGGCGAGGTCGTCGGCGCGATCGCCACCGGCGTGGGCTTGGGCGCTCTGGGCGGACATGCGCTTGCGAAGACCGCCGGGGCGGATGTTGCCACCGAGACCCTGACCTTCGATGCCCTCGGAGCGGTCACGTCGCTCGCGGGCATGGTGCCAGGCGTGCCGACTTGGGCCCTCAAGCTGAGTACCTACGGCCTGCCGGCGGAGCAACTCACGGGCGAGGTGGTCGCGGGAGCGACCGGCAAGAGCTTCGAGGGCCCGTGGGGTGACTTCAAGAGCTACTGGGTTCCCAAGGACGCCGGCGAGTGGGCCGTGGCAGGAACGTCGATCGTTGCCGGGCCTGCTCCGTGGGCGGCGGTGGCGTTGGGCAACGCGACCGAGGCCGGTATCCAAGCCGACAACGCGCCCGGGCGGCGCCGCGAGCGCGCGGAAGACGAGGTGTGGAACTGA
- a CDS encoding endonuclease/exonuclease/phosphatase family protein: MTKTHRSKAACTVAVASGLVLGGVAAPAALAAPSADAVIAEVYGGGGNSGATLTNDFVELANRGAAATSVDGFSVQYLPASASPSSTWQVTPLTGSVAPGGRYLVAEGKGTGGTVALPTPDATGTIAMSATAGTIALVSGTTALTCKTAADCAADARVKDVVGFGAATVREGNPTAAPANSTSVARGASLVDTDDNAADFTVGDPSPTNTKGETTGGGNPGEPGTPAKIHDIQGTTRLSPLKDQKVSGVTGVVTATRTFGSSRGFWLTDPNPDSDPRTSEGLFVFTGSTSPAVAVGDAVTATGTVREFYPDAPATSNYQSLTELGSAQWTVDSHGNALPAPTVLNPDTVPTAYAPSPGGNIEPLPLEPAKYALDFWESHESEVVSVSDARVVGPSNSFNELYVTSKPDQHRSVRGGSVYLGYDQLNSGVLKVSSLIPFDQRPFPKLNVGDVLTGTTSGPVEYSNFGGYTLFASVLGTEKDNGLQGETTRKQRTGELAVATYNVENLAPGDPQAKYDRLGEAIVTHLATPDIVNLEEIQDNTGATDDGTVAADQTLQKFTDAIVAKGGPRYQWRSIDPVNDQDGGQPGGNIRVAFLFNPARVSFVDRPGGTPTTAVGVVREHGKTHLTASPGRVDPANEAWTTSRKPLAGEFVFKGRTVFVIANHFNSKGGDQPTHGRFQPPVRSSEVQRAKQATVLRGFVDSLLAADRNANIVVAGDLNDYPFSPAVQTLTAGGALKDLIASVPEAERYSYVFEGQSQVLDHILASKAPRGVDYDVVHINAEFADQASDHDPQVIRFRPGAGNAVLDALNDLLDYLDQIFAK, translated from the coding sequence GTGACCAAGACCCACAGATCCAAGGCCGCCTGCACGGTGGCCGTCGCGTCGGGCCTGGTGCTCGGCGGCGTGGCCGCGCCGGCCGCGCTCGCCGCACCCAGCGCGGACGCGGTCATCGCCGAGGTCTACGGCGGTGGTGGCAACTCCGGCGCCACGTTGACCAACGACTTCGTCGAGCTCGCCAACCGCGGTGCGGCGGCCACGAGCGTCGACGGCTTCAGCGTCCAGTACCTGCCCGCTTCGGCCAGCCCGTCGAGCACGTGGCAGGTCACGCCGCTGACCGGCAGCGTCGCCCCGGGCGGGCGCTACCTCGTGGCCGAGGGCAAGGGCACCGGCGGCACCGTCGCGCTGCCCACGCCGGACGCGACCGGCACGATCGCGATGTCCGCGACGGCGGGCACGATCGCCCTCGTCTCCGGCACCACCGCGCTGACCTGCAAGACCGCCGCGGACTGCGCGGCCGACGCCCGGGTCAAGGACGTCGTCGGCTTCGGCGCGGCGACCGTGCGCGAAGGCAACCCGACGGCGGCGCCGGCCAACTCGACGTCCGTCGCGCGCGGCGCGTCCCTCGTGGACACCGACGACAACGCCGCCGACTTCACCGTCGGCGACCCGTCCCCGACGAACACCAAGGGCGAAACGACCGGCGGCGGCAACCCGGGCGAACCGGGCACCCCGGCCAAGATCCACGACATCCAGGGCACCACGCGCCTTTCGCCGCTCAAGGACCAGAAGGTCAGCGGCGTCACCGGCGTGGTCACCGCGACCCGGACGTTCGGTTCGTCGCGCGGTTTCTGGCTCACCGACCCGAACCCGGACAGCGACCCGCGCACCAGCGAGGGCCTGTTCGTCTTCACCGGCTCGACCAGCCCGGCCGTCGCGGTCGGCGACGCGGTCACCGCGACCGGCACCGTCCGCGAGTTCTACCCGGACGCGCCGGCGACGTCGAACTACCAGTCGCTCACCGAGCTCGGCAGTGCACAGTGGACGGTCGACTCGCACGGGAACGCCCTGCCGGCGCCGACCGTGCTGAACCCGGACACCGTGCCGACGGCGTACGCGCCGTCGCCCGGCGGGAACATCGAGCCGCTTCCCCTGGAGCCGGCGAAGTACGCGCTCGACTTCTGGGAGTCGCACGAGAGCGAGGTCGTTTCGGTCAGCGACGCCCGCGTCGTCGGCCCGTCGAACTCCTTCAACGAGCTGTACGTGACGTCCAAGCCGGACCAGCACCGGTCCGTCCGCGGCGGCAGCGTCTACCTGGGCTACGACCAGCTCAACAGCGGCGTCCTGAAGGTGTCGTCGCTGATCCCGTTCGACCAGCGGCCGTTCCCGAAGCTCAACGTCGGCGACGTGCTGACCGGCACGACGTCGGGTCCCGTCGAGTACAGCAACTTCGGCGGCTACACGCTGTTCGCCAGTGTGCTCGGGACCGAAAAGGACAACGGGCTGCAGGGCGAGACCACGCGCAAGCAGCGGACGGGCGAGCTCGCGGTCGCGACGTACAACGTCGAGAACCTGGCCCCGGGTGACCCGCAGGCGAAGTACGACCGGCTCGGCGAGGCGATCGTGACGCACCTGGCGACGCCGGACATCGTGAACCTGGAAGAGATCCAGGACAACACGGGCGCGACCGACGACGGCACCGTCGCGGCGGACCAGACGCTCCAGAAGTTCACCGACGCCATCGTCGCCAAGGGCGGCCCGCGCTACCAGTGGCGCTCGATCGACCCGGTGAACGACCAGGACGGCGGCCAGCCGGGCGGCAACATCCGCGTGGCGTTCCTGTTCAACCCGGCGCGCGTGTCCTTTGTGGACCGTCCGGGTGGGACACCGACGACCGCGGTGGGCGTCGTCCGCGAGCACGGGAAGACGCACCTGACGGCGTCGCCGGGCCGCGTCGACCCGGCGAACGAAGCCTGGACGACCAGCCGCAAGCCGCTGGCGGGCGAGTTCGTCTTCAAGGGCCGCACGGTCTTCGTCATCGCCAACCACTTCAACTCCAAGGGCGGCGACCAGCCGACGCACGGCCGCTTCCAGCCGCCGGTGCGCAGTTCCGAGGTGCAGCGCGCGAAGCAGGCGACGGTGCTGCGCGGGTTCGTCGATTCGTTGCTGGCGGCCGATCGCAACGCGAACATCGTGGTGGCGGGCGACCTGAACGACTACCCGTTCTCGCCGGCGGTCCAGACGCTCACCGCCGGTGGCGCGCTGAAGGACCTGATCGCTTCCGTGCCGGAAGCCGAGCGGTACAGCTACGTGTTCGAGGGTCAGTCGCAGGTGCTGGACCACATCCTGGCGTCGAAGGCGCCGCGCGGGGTGGACTACGACGTCGTCCACATCAACGCGGAGTTCGCCGACCAGGCCAGCGACCACGACCCGCAGGTGATCCGGTTCCGGCCGGGCGCGGGCAACGCGGTCCTGGACGCGCTGAACGACCTGCTCGACTACCTGGATCAGATCTTCGCCAAGTAG
- a CDS encoding YbaB/EbfC family nucleoid-associated protein, producing the protein MSGNPQLIEEMRWQLRQIEERKADNQRLLAGIAGSEHTTVTSPDRSVTVLAGPGGVVSEVRLAPEAMRFDAITLSRTITAAIREAVSAGRPLAQPPAPQAPPAPPQRPRRQNPADDDEPYDTVFDV; encoded by the coding sequence ATGAGCGGCAATCCGCAGTTGATCGAAGAAATGCGCTGGCAGCTCAGGCAGATCGAAGAGCGCAAAGCCGACAACCAGCGTCTCCTCGCCGGGATCGCGGGGAGCGAGCACACCACCGTCACCTCACCGGATCGGTCCGTCACCGTTCTCGCTGGGCCCGGTGGTGTCGTCAGCGAAGTCCGGCTCGCGCCCGAAGCCATGCGGTTCGACGCAATCACGTTGAGCCGGACCATCACCGCCGCCATCCGGGAAGCGGTCTCCGCCGGGAGGCCGCTCGCCCAGCCACCGGCACCGCAAGCGCCACCGGCGCCGCCACAACGGCCGCGCAGGCAAAACCCGGCTGACGACGACGAGCCCTACGACACCGTCTTCGACGTCTAG
- a CDS encoding TauD/TfdA family dioxygenase, with translation MSVDIPARIQLREAVTPDGGIVEGPRVLHRVESEPCELFRIRPLGRVIGAEIDGIDLREPVTPQLREELNRALLEWKVLFFRDQDITSAQQRAFAANWGELETNPFIPKGDDDAVTRFERTAAMPGYENIWHVDVTWRPSPALGSVLRLIEVPPVGGDTLWADMAAAYDNLPADVRARIDGLTAVHDYLPGFDRFSDPALLARWQDEFPPVEHPVVRTHPETGRRTLFVNQAFTTHIVGMDRDESDRLLRYLFLQAHTPEFQVRFSWRPNSVAFWDNRATQHYAVNDYHPHVRIAERVAIAGDRPMATLSLGT, from the coding sequence ATGTCCGTAGACATTCCTGCCCGGATTCAGCTGCGCGAGGCCGTCACGCCCGACGGCGGCATCGTCGAAGGCCCGCGCGTCCTGCACCGCGTCGAAAGCGAACCGTGCGAACTCTTCCGGATCCGGCCGCTGGGCCGGGTGATCGGCGCGGAGATCGACGGCATCGACCTGCGCGAGCCGGTCACCCCCCAGCTGCGCGAAGAGCTCAACCGCGCCTTGCTCGAGTGGAAGGTGCTCTTCTTCCGCGACCAGGACATCACGTCGGCGCAGCAGCGTGCGTTCGCCGCGAACTGGGGCGAGCTGGAGACCAACCCGTTCATCCCGAAGGGCGACGACGACGCCGTCACGCGCTTCGAGCGCACCGCGGCCATGCCCGGCTACGAGAACATCTGGCACGTCGACGTCACCTGGCGGCCCAGCCCGGCGCTCGGCTCGGTGCTGCGGCTGATCGAGGTGCCGCCGGTCGGCGGGGACACGCTGTGGGCCGACATGGCCGCCGCCTACGACAACCTGCCCGCGGACGTCCGCGCCCGCATCGACGGGCTCACCGCCGTCCACGACTACCTCCCCGGCTTCGACCGGTTCTCCGATCCGGCGCTCCTCGCCCGCTGGCAGGACGAGTTCCCGCCGGTCGAGCACCCGGTGGTCCGGACGCACCCGGAGACCGGGCGGCGCACCCTGTTCGTCAACCAGGCGTTCACCACGCACATCGTCGGCATGGACCGCGACGAGAGCGACCGGCTGCTGCGGTACCTGTTCTTGCAGGCCCACACGCCCGAGTTCCAGGTCCGGTTCAGCTGGCGGCCGAACTCCGTGGCGTTCTGGGACAACCGCGCCACGCAGCACTACGCGGTCAACGACTACCACCCGCACGTCCGGATCGCGGAGCGCGTCGCCATCGCGGGCGACCGGCCGATGGCGACCCTTAGCCTGGGGACATGA
- a CDS encoding histidine phosphatase family protein encodes MKVFLVRHAQTQSNREGRFSGRTDEPIAAGQAASAEAAAKFLASRGVVQVFCSPLRRARDTAEPLIRITGRRLQVVEGFNEIRMSPLWDGRLKAEVEEVTPDAYKLWRSAPHLVELSGQETLHEVQARAVEAVEALAEDPSGPTCAVYTHDAVIRLLLLRALGLGAERYRSLKIVNCGISSLEVEGGRWAISMVNAEAGG; translated from the coding sequence TTGAAAGTCTTTCTGGTCAGGCATGCGCAGACCCAGTCGAACCGAGAAGGAAGGTTCTCCGGCCGCACCGATGAGCCGATCGCCGCAGGACAGGCCGCTTCGGCCGAGGCCGCGGCGAAATTCCTGGCAAGTAGAGGCGTTGTGCAGGTCTTCTGCAGTCCTCTTCGCCGGGCACGCGACACCGCCGAACCGCTCATCCGGATCACCGGGAGAAGACTGCAAGTGGTCGAAGGGTTCAACGAAATCCGCATGAGCCCGCTCTGGGACGGCCGGCTGAAAGCAGAAGTGGAAGAGGTCACCCCCGACGCCTACAAGCTGTGGCGTTCGGCGCCGCACCTGGTCGAGTTGTCCGGTCAGGAAACTCTGCACGAGGTGCAGGCGCGTGCTGTCGAAGCGGTCGAGGCTCTTGCCGAGGACCCATCCGGTCCGACTTGTGCGGTGTATACCCACGATGCGGTCATCCGACTCCTGTTGCTGAGAGCTCTTGGTCTCGGAGCCGAGCGCTATCGATCCCTGAAGATCGTCAACTGCGGGATTTCGTCCCTTGAAGTCGAGGGTGGCAGGTGGGCCATCTCGATGGTCAATGCGGAGGCGGGCGGGTGA
- a CDS encoding limonene-1,2-epoxide hydrolase family protein — translation MTDEPQAVVTGFLKALEDLDVDRALTFAASDIVYQNVPLPPARGIAAVEKQLRLMARFGSGFEARTHHIAADGNVVLTERTDVLRRGAWEAEFWVCGTFEVEGGRIVLWRDYFDWTTVLAASAKGAGRVALAGARTLLGRYKARQAMR, via the coding sequence ATGACCGATGAACCCCAGGCAGTGGTGACCGGTTTCCTGAAGGCCCTGGAAGACCTCGACGTGGACCGTGCGCTGACGTTCGCGGCGAGCGACATCGTGTACCAGAACGTGCCGTTGCCGCCCGCCCGCGGCATCGCGGCGGTCGAGAAACAGCTGCGGCTCATGGCCCGGTTCGGTTCCGGGTTCGAGGCGCGCACGCACCACATCGCCGCGGACGGCAACGTCGTGCTCACCGAACGCACCGACGTGCTGCGCCGCGGCGCGTGGGAAGCGGAGTTCTGGGTGTGCGGCACGTTCGAGGTCGAAGGCGGCCGGATCGTGCTGTGGCGCGACTACTTCGACTGGACGACGGTGCTGGCCGCGAGCGCGAAAGGAGCCGGACGGGTCGCGTTGGCCGGCGCTCGCACGCTCCTCGGCCGCTACAAGGCGAGGCAGGCGATGCGCTAG
- a CDS encoding FtsK/SpoIIIE domain-containing protein has translation MANKSAEQRNRVETALDRVRHQIGLVLGAAAGARQAAEADLAKLELERDIVHVGMNHAGAEQQNEWSRHPAAHEVFGALGSVRSAFYTDWSQGPATLRDLVAHNAPGAAGLPPGDWLGTVGHNPGLTSPGLWRVGSATAAGNDPTRTFDVAVPLLDESHLAISSAPKTRPAIDGIVQNLLVRVLSTFEPGSVRVHLWDIGQLTAILPDLYPLSHTSALSLYDPGRLEDLLDELAGHIRRIHANSMSAGYTSLREMRQKTEQRGEPFRIVVLYGNGETLEPERARDLKRVASGALAAGICLIMVDVPTAVSAPVETLSLTDDRHAISSMTGTDLLVDLDPPMPSGQVIRAIDKIAKALIAKQGGPRSFDDLLPAELGHESSARELRAPVGFFEGEPVEVVIGDASPHVLIGGPSGSGKTNFLYALLGGMAARYTPDELALYLLDFKEGVSFAGLAPGRKDASWLPHARLVGVNVNTDREFGLALLRFLADELRRRSAAAKEHEVTNLADLREADPGGHWPRIVAVIDEFQYLFAGRDQVTATATQLLEDIARRGRSQGIHLVLASQDVAGIEAFWGKPAVFEQCTLRIAMPKARRVLAETNNAAVSAPKWHAVINHDSGVAHGNQLAHVPDASSKNVFVRLQHRLWEQYAGHFPRPRLFDGAHQPILEQFPAYLDLKPNSKPRALLGQSIDVTETACGVDLPRAPGRNVAVLGSATAEALSIMDSSARSLSRQYENGEVEFVLSCPIEACAPAAWELTERLREDGHAASLVDDLTGVLESMTGSISGGAKVLLLYGVDAALPALETKAVGQLKSGLDHLRVILKQGPGHGIHTIGWWRSIARLKDTLGFGGTDDIGTWAALDVQGNELSPFAAGQVVHWSPRPGRALFFDRTTHGAPEVIIPFQRPENAQ, from the coding sequence ATGGCCAACAAGTCAGCCGAGCAACGCAACCGCGTCGAAACCGCACTCGACCGGGTCCGCCATCAGATCGGGTTGGTGCTGGGCGCGGCGGCCGGGGCGCGTCAAGCCGCCGAAGCCGACCTCGCCAAGCTCGAACTGGAACGGGACATCGTCCACGTCGGCATGAACCACGCCGGCGCCGAGCAGCAGAACGAATGGTCCCGCCACCCCGCCGCGCACGAAGTGTTCGGTGCGCTCGGCAGTGTGCGAAGCGCTTTCTACACCGACTGGAGCCAGGGGCCCGCGACGCTGCGGGACCTGGTCGCGCACAACGCACCCGGTGCGGCCGGGCTGCCGCCGGGCGACTGGCTCGGCACCGTCGGGCACAACCCCGGCCTGACGTCGCCGGGGTTGTGGCGCGTCGGTTCGGCCACGGCCGCCGGCAACGACCCGACCCGCACCTTCGACGTCGCCGTCCCGTTGCTCGACGAGTCGCACCTGGCGATCTCGTCGGCGCCCAAGACGCGGCCGGCGATCGACGGGATCGTGCAGAACCTGCTGGTCCGCGTGCTCTCGACGTTCGAGCCCGGCTCGGTGCGCGTGCACCTGTGGGACATCGGGCAGCTGACCGCGATCCTGCCCGACCTCTACCCGCTCAGCCACACCAGCGCGCTTTCGCTGTACGACCCCGGGCGCCTCGAGGACCTCCTCGACGAGCTGGCCGGCCACATCCGCCGGATCCACGCCAACAGCATGTCCGCCGGGTACACGTCGTTGCGGGAGATGCGGCAGAAGACGGAGCAGCGGGGCGAGCCGTTCCGGATCGTCGTGCTTTACGGCAACGGCGAAACCCTCGAACCCGAACGCGCGCGCGACCTCAAGCGCGTCGCGAGCGGCGCGCTGGCCGCCGGGATCTGCCTGATCATGGTCGACGTGCCGACCGCCGTGAGCGCGCCGGTCGAGACGCTGAGCCTCACCGACGACCGGCACGCGATCAGCAGCATGACCGGCACCGACCTCCTCGTCGACCTCGATCCGCCGATGCCGTCCGGGCAGGTCATCCGCGCCATCGACAAGATCGCGAAGGCGCTGATCGCCAAGCAGGGCGGCCCGCGTTCGTTCGACGACCTGCTGCCGGCGGAGCTGGGCCACGAGAGCTCCGCGCGAGAACTCCGTGCCCCGGTCGGGTTCTTCGAAGGCGAGCCGGTCGAGGTCGTGATCGGCGACGCGAGCCCGCACGTCCTGATCGGCGGCCCGTCCGGCTCGGGCAAGACCAACTTCCTGTACGCGCTGCTCGGCGGCATGGCCGCGCGGTACACCCCGGACGAGCTGGCGCTGTACCTGCTGGACTTCAAGGAAGGCGTCTCGTTCGCCGGGCTGGCGCCGGGGCGCAAGGACGCGAGCTGGCTGCCGCACGCGCGGCTCGTCGGCGTCAACGTCAACACCGACCGCGAGTTCGGCCTGGCGCTGCTGCGCTTCCTGGCCGACGAGCTGCGCCGCCGGTCCGCGGCCGCGAAGGAGCACGAGGTCACGAACCTCGCCGACCTCCGCGAAGCCGACCCCGGCGGGCACTGGCCGCGGATCGTCGCGGTGATCGACGAGTTCCAGTACCTGTTCGCGGGCCGCGACCAGGTGACCGCGACGGCGACGCAGCTGCTGGAGGACATCGCACGGCGCGGCCGGTCCCAGGGCATCCACCTGGTGCTGGCCAGCCAGGACGTCGCCGGCATCGAAGCGTTCTGGGGCAAGCCGGCGGTGTTCGAGCAGTGCACGCTGCGGATCGCGATGCCGAAGGCGCGGCGCGTGCTCGCCGAGACGAACAACGCGGCGGTGTCGGCGCCGAAGTGGCACGCGGTGATCAACCACGACTCCGGCGTCGCACACGGCAACCAGCTGGCCCACGTGCCGGACGCGAGCAGCAAGAACGTGTTCGTCCGGCTCCAGCACCGGTTGTGGGAGCAGTACGCGGGCCACTTCCCGCGCCCCCGCCTGTTCGACGGCGCGCACCAGCCGATCCTGGAACAGTTCCCGGCGTACCTGGACCTCAAGCCGAACTCGAAGCCGCGCGCCCTGCTCGGCCAGTCGATCGACGTGACCGAAACGGCGTGCGGCGTGGACCTCCCGCGCGCGCCGGGCCGCAACGTCGCGGTGCTCGGCTCGGCCACCGCGGAGGCACTGTCCATCATGGACTCGTCCGCGCGTTCGCTGTCCCGGCAGTACGAAAACGGCGAGGTCGAGTTCGTGCTGAGCTGCCCGATCGAGGCGTGCGCCCCGGCCGCGTGGGAGCTGACCGAGCGACTGCGCGAAGACGGCCACGCGGCTTCGCTGGTGGACGACCTGACCGGCGTCCTGGAATCGATGACGGGCTCGATCTCCGGTGGCGCGAAGGTGCTGCTCCTGTACGGGGTGGACGCGGCGCTGCCGGCGCTGGAGACGAAGGCGGTCGGCCAGCTGAAGAGCGGGCTGGACCACCTGCGCGTGATCCTGAAGCAGGGCCCCGGCCACGGCATCCACACGATCGGCTGGTGGCGCAGCATCGCCCGGCTCAAGGACACGCTGGGCTTCGGCGGCACCGACGACATCGGCACGTGGGCGGCTCTCGACGTCCAGGGCAACGAGCTGTCCCCGTTCGCGGCGGGCCAGGTGGTGCACTGGTCACCGCGCCCGGGCCGCGCGTTGTTCTTCGACCGCACGACCCACGGCGCCCCTGAAGTGATCATCCCGTTCCAGCGTCCGGAGAACGCCCAATGA
- a CDS encoding PfkB family carbohydrate kinase — MNRQPAFYGEFLVDVLLGRAQTASYHPGGAPANSAASAAGSGARPLLFSSVGADRLGSWLLSCAEAEGIDTQAIKVMENAATSIAFGYPERGTTERFEFIRDADLRITDEQVLAVDPAEIGVLVFGSLSLAGESPMVSSLALVQDRVRSSGGLVMCDLNYRKSLWGSEHQFTKLLKPEVARADIVKANIVEAELIVGSADSAAGLAARLSDLGPRLAVVTAGSAGLVACAGDVTVDLKVTRQLSGDGLVGTGDALVGVLASAVSRDGLEAITATAERLTAVLREGMLKAEAGASVEGADWRHVADL, encoded by the coding sequence GTGAACCGACAGCCTGCCTTCTACGGCGAGTTCCTCGTGGACGTCCTGCTGGGGAGAGCGCAGACAGCGTCGTACCACCCGGGGGGCGCACCTGCGAATTCGGCGGCGAGCGCGGCGGGTTCGGGAGCGCGGCCGTTGCTGTTTTCGTCGGTCGGTGCCGATCGGCTGGGAAGCTGGCTGCTTTCTTGCGCGGAGGCCGAGGGGATCGATACTCAGGCAATCAAGGTGATGGAGAATGCCGCTACCTCGATCGCTTTTGGCTACCCAGAGCGTGGAACCACCGAAAGGTTCGAATTCATTCGGGATGCTGACCTGCGAATAACTGATGAACAGGTGCTCGCGGTCGATCCTGCGGAAATCGGTGTGCTGGTGTTCGGCTCCCTTTCGCTTGCCGGCGAATCACCGATGGTGTCATCGCTTGCGCTGGTCCAAGACCGTGTCCGTAGTTCCGGCGGGTTGGTGATGTGCGACCTCAACTACCGGAAGTCGCTTTGGGGAAGCGAGCACCAGTTCACCAAGCTTCTCAAGCCCGAAGTTGCGCGCGCCGACATCGTGAAAGCGAACATCGTCGAAGCGGAGCTGATCGTCGGATCGGCGGATTCGGCCGCCGGGCTGGCTGCACGGCTCAGTGATCTCGGGCCGAGGCTGGCCGTGGTCACCGCTGGTTCCGCCGGTTTGGTGGCTTGCGCCGGCGACGTCACCGTCGATTTGAAGGTCACCCGGCAGCTCTCCGGTGATGGTCTGGTCGGCACCGGGGACGCGTTGGTCGGCGTGTTGGCCAGCGCGGTGAGCCGTGATGGCCTCGAGGCGATTACGGCGACCGCCGAGCGACTCACCGCCGTCCTGCGCGAAGGGATGCTCAAAGCGGAGGCGGGAGCGTCGGTCGAAGGGGCGGACTGGCGGCATGTCGCCGACCTTTGA
- a CDS encoding CapA family protein: MITLVLGGDVNIQGRATPATAFERLSPLLQGADLRFVNLEGPVDAQAVEALTSAGIDVVSCANDLTAMASLPVLDRAGIAHCGAGASIDAAHAPAVLDRPGEKVAFLAYTSLRSRGQSALPDFPGCAQAFATTAYQPDPRVAEIPGRPPLVRTTPVPEHLERLVADVERAKADSAHVVVSMHWGLPGPELTEYQVAYGRAAVDAGADLVVGHGPHTIQAVEVHRGRPILYSLGTLVFDWPAMRGRHVDGLLAGCMFGEEARLELIPVRRNADNECEPLSGDDAGKVLRYFADVSALRSTKVSVRDGIASVSGLGVGA; encoded by the coding sequence GTGATCACGCTGGTACTCGGCGGAGACGTCAACATCCAGGGCCGGGCCACCCCGGCGACGGCGTTCGAGCGGCTGAGCCCGCTGCTCCAGGGCGCGGACCTCCGGTTCGTGAACCTCGAAGGGCCCGTCGACGCGCAGGCCGTCGAAGCGCTGACTTCGGCCGGTATCGACGTCGTCTCGTGCGCCAACGACCTCACCGCGATGGCGAGCCTCCCGGTCCTCGACCGAGCCGGGATCGCGCACTGCGGCGCCGGCGCGAGCATCGACGCCGCGCACGCGCCCGCGGTGCTCGACCGGCCGGGCGAGAAGGTCGCGTTCCTCGCGTACACCTCGCTCCGCTCCCGCGGGCAGAGCGCGCTGCCGGACTTCCCGGGATGCGCGCAAGCGTTTGCGACCACGGCCTACCAGCCCGATCCACGCGTTGCCGAGATCCCGGGCCGCCCGCCGCTCGTCCGCACGACGCCGGTGCCCGAGCACCTGGAGCGGCTCGTCGCCGACGTCGAACGGGCCAAAGCGGACAGTGCCCACGTCGTCGTCTCGATGCACTGGGGCCTGCCGGGGCCCGAGCTGACCGAGTACCAGGTCGCGTACGGGCGCGCCGCCGTCGACGCCGGTGCCGACCTGGTCGTGGGCCACGGGCCGCACACCATCCAGGCCGTCGAGGTCCACCGCGGCCGGCCGATCCTCTACAGCCTCGGCACCCTCGTCTTCGACTGGCCGGCGATGCGCGGGCGGCACGTCGACGGGCTGCTGGCCGGTTGCATGTTCGGCGAAGAAGCGCGGCTCGAGCTCATCCCGGTCCGGCGGAACGCGGACAACGAGTGCGAACCGCTTTCCGGGGACGACGCCGGCAAGGTGCTGCGGTACTTCGCGGACGTCTCGGCGTTGCGTTCGACCAAGGTGTCCGTCCGGGATGGAATCGCCTCGGTGTCCGGATTGGGTGTTGGTGCGTAA